ACCCGAGCCCGCCTTCGAGTTCGCGCTCACCAAGGTCGACGCGCGCCCCGCAGAGGCGAACGTCGACCTGGCCCGGCGCTACTCACTTGAAGAGGACTGAGCCCGCGGCTCCTGAACTCGCGTCGCCTACCCGATGACCTCGACGGAGTAGGCCAGCACGGTGATGGCGGTCGCGGTGCCTCCGATGGTGGTGTCGTAGGACGTCGACCCCTGCACCTCGACCAGGAGCTTGACGGTGTCGCCGGCGATTACGGTGGACAAGAGGTCGTCGCTGGCTGCCAGCACGATCGTGTTGATCTCGTAGTCGTACCACCTGCCAAGCTGTTCGCCTGAGGTATTCACACGGATGCCGTAGGTCCCCATCGCACTGTCGGCCTGCGTCACATAGCCGTACAGCACGTACTTCTCGCCCGTGTGGCTGTTGGCATCGCGCTCGAGCAGCTGCCAGTCGCGGTCGGAGATCGTGCCGTAGTTCGCGGGGTCGGTCTTCGCCTTCTCTTCTTCGGCCACAACCCAGGCCTCGTTGCTGGTTTCGACGTTGTCCGATGCACTCTCGACGTCGTCGACGGCGCCCTCGAGGTCAGCCAGCGCCTCCGAGTAGCCATCAGCCTCGGCGTGGTCCGACTCGAGCCCCAGCTCCCATTCGAGGGAGTCGATCGCGTCCGCGAGTTCCGTGCGCGTGGCGTCGTTGTCGACCTGACCGGAGGTCGTTTCGAGGAGGCTCTGCGCATCGGCGATGACGTCGTTGGCGTGACTCACGTAGTCGTCGTAGTCGTCCCTGGCCAGCAGCGCGGAACCCAGGTCGGCCGTCAGCGCAAGAATGTCCTGGCGCACCTCGTAGATTTCGTCGGCCTGTGCCCGGATCGTGAACGAGTACGGGTGGGGTTCGTCGGCGTCGAGCAGCGCGCTGGCTGCCTGGACATCGCTCTCGATGTCTGCGACTAGGCTCGCTTCGTAGCCCTCGGGCACTTCACTGAGCAGCGACTCGGAGTCGGAAATGACGCCCTCGAGCTTGCTGACCTGCTCGCGATAGTCGGCCAGGTTCGGCTGGTTCACCAGCGGAGGCACGATCAGCGCGGCGGCGAGCACAACCACCAGTGCGCCGATCGCGATGCCGACCCGCGCCTTGCGCGACGGCGTCTTCCGCTTCTTCAGCCGCGCACGGGTCGGCCCCTGAGCCGGCGTGCCCGCGCCCCGGTTGTGCATCGTGGCAGGCGTGGGCCGGCCGAACTCGGGGTTGGGGTTGGGAACCGGCTGCGGGGGCTGCTGCAGCGGCGGGAGCTGCGGCATGCGGTTGTCGGAGAACGGAACGCGGTCGTTGGAGCCAGCTACGCCATCAGTCATGGTGGTGTGCGTCTTTCTCGGAAGGCAGCCCGGAGCCCGGCTGCGAAGCCGCATGAGTGTGATTTCTCACGCACCTGAACTCTCTCCCGAGCCTCCGACATGAAACTCGGTCACGGCACGGAGTCGGGCAGCCCGGCCCTCGACGCCGCCGTCAGGGTGATCCAGCCGAAGTCGAGCGAGACGGTGACGAAGGTCTCGGTGCGGCCGGCGTCGCAGCCGTTGAGGGCGACGCCGTGTTCCGCGGCAATGGCGGCGGCGCGACCGCAGGCGTCTCCCGGGATGCGGCCCGACGCGGTATCGGCCGCCGCGAGCGCCGCCGCATCGGCGGCGACCTGCGCCCGCGTGTTCGCCGCGTGGGCCGCGAGCACGAGGCAGAGCGCGACCGCGATCGACACCGTCGCCCCAATGATCGCCATCGCGAGTACGCTGCCGCTCCCCCGCTCTGCGCGCGCACCGCACCCCACCCGACTCATCCGTCGACGTCCCGGAGCGCGCACGAGGTGGCGTCGGCGCTCACGCCGAGGGATGCGCCGAGCAGGCGGATCGGCACCGTGACGCGCGCGCAGCGAAACTCGCCCGCATCCCACACCTCGGCGCTCGCGCCATCGCCGCGGCCCGAAAGCGCGGCGCCGTAATCGTCACCGCGGGCCGCGAGCCGCGCGACCTCGCCCGCGGAGTCCTGCGCCTGCACGAACGCGGCCGATCCGACGACCGCGCCGACGCAGAGCGCGAGCACGAGCACGACGGCGGGCATGGTGACCGCGAACTCGACCGCAACCGACCCGCGTTCGTCGGCGCGCATCCGTTGCCGGCGCCGCGAACGCGGCCACCACATCCGCATCGTCGCGCCTAACCGAACGCGCTGATGACGAGGTCTTCGATGATCTGGCGCACCGCGTCGGACTGCACGACGGCGACAAGTACGCCGGCCAGCGCTACCGCAGCCATTATCACAATTGCATACTCTGCGGTGGCGGCGCCGCGCTCGTCGCGCAGCAGTCGCTGCAACCAGTTTCGGTCGGGGGATTCGGGTGTCAGGATCTCGGACATTGGCTTCCTCTCGTGGTGGTGGATGCACGGCACGTTGTTGCGGGCTACCCGATGGTTCGCTGCAGCACGGCGATGACGAGGGGCGCGACACCGACGGCGAGAAACGCCGGCAGGATGCACGCGCCCAGCGGCAGCATGAGCTGCACGCCGAGCTTCGCGGCCGCCTGCGCCGCGTCGGCCCGGGCGCGCGCCCGCTCGAGCGTCGCCTCCGACCTCAGCAGCTCGCCCGCCGGCACTCCGGCCTCGGCGGCGAGGTGCACGATGCCCTCGGCTCGCTCGAAGCCGCTCTCCTCAAGCCGCCACTCGCGCAGGGCGTCGCGCACGGCCGCCTTGGCGTGCTCGGCGCTGCGGCCCGACAGCATCACCATGGCGATGAGGTCGAGCCCGAAGCCCGGGGTCGTGGGATGCTGCGTCGCCTTCGCGATCATGCGGCGGTTCCAGAGCCAGCCGACGAGCATGAGCACCCCGCCGACAGCAAGGCAGCCGAAGCCGAGCGCGCTGCCCGTGAGCACCCCGATCGTGTCGAAGCCGAGGGCGGCGCCAAGCACGAGCCCGACGACTGGCAACAGCA
The Gulosibacter sediminis genome window above contains:
- a CDS encoding helicase gives rise to the protein MAIIGATVSIAVALCLVLAAHAANTRAQVAADAAALAAADTASGRIPGDACGRAAAIAAEHGVALNGCDAGRTETFVTVSLDFGWITLTAASRAGLPDSVP
- a CDS encoding TadE family type IV pilus minor pilin, which encodes MWWPRSRRRQRMRADERGSVAVEFAVTMPAVVLVLALCVGAVVGSAAFVQAQDSAGEVARLAARGDDYGAALSGRGDGASAEVWDAGEFRCARVTVPIRLLGASLGVSADATSCALRDVDG
- a CDS encoding DUF4244 domain-containing protein — protein: MSEILTPESPDRNWLQRLLRDERGAATAEYAIVIMAAVALAGVLVAVVQSDAVRQIIEDLVISAFG
- a CDS encoding type II secretion system F family protein: MARRHESEHTAAVVERLATLLGGGVVPDTAWQRVAQADALEQAAEGRRRRSPETTIARLAREVGCGSDAGALLQGHPDATWRALGVTWALATRTGAPLAQSLRQLANGFRDLGQSARDVQVELAGPASASRIVLLLPVVGLVLGAALGFDTIGVLTGSALGFGCLAVGGVLMLVGWLWNRRMIAKATQHPTTPGFGLDLIAMVMLSGRSAEHAKAAVRDALREWRLEESGFERAEGIVHLAAEAGVPAGELLRSEATLERARARADAAQAAAKLGVQLMLPLGACILPAFLAVGVAPLVIAVLQRTIG